Proteins encoded together in one Nyctibius grandis isolate bNycGra1 chromosome 1, bNycGra1.pri, whole genome shotgun sequence window:
- the ZNF292 gene encoding zinc finger protein 292 isoform X3, translating to MADEEAEQESGSLGGDLLELRRLRERLVELETGLRESPEPAVQAATEYCKQLCQTLLEYAEKWKTSEDPLPLLEVYTVAIRSYVKARPYLTSECENVAFVLERLALSCIELLLCLPLDFPENKWEEFQAFVQVAHKNLMENGSQELHILTTLTQEKGVWKNPVLCGILSQEQLDPDKVNEFLAFEGPVLLDMRIKHLMKTKQLTQATALAKRCSDHPEISAKGNFKQTYLVCLCSGSPNEKLMEEIAEVDCKDALEMICNLESDGDEKSALILCAAFLSRQLQQGEMYCAWELTLFWSKLQQRVEPSIQVYLERCRQLSVLTKTVYHIFFLIKVINSEIDGAGLATCIELCVKALRLESSENADVKISICKTISCLLPDDLEVKRACQLSEFLLEPTVDAYYAVEMLYNQPDQKYDEENLPIPNSLHCELLLVLKTQWPFDPEFWDWKTLKRQCLALMGEEASIVSSIDELNDSEVYEKVEDCQEETKETSVNGLAGTFDDTTSLLKGIRDEKQKKREIKKLRERGFISARFRNWQAYMQYCVLCDKEFLGHRIVRHAQKHYKDGIYSCPICAENFNSKENFVPHVTLHVKKSSKERLDAMKPLRRLGRPPKIATANENQKTDPVSKQEQRPIKKNSLYSTDFIVFNDNDGSDDENDDKDKPYIPEIVPVQKPLPVNEFTCPVTFCKKGFKYFKNLIAHAKGHKDNEEAKRFLEMQSKKVICQYCRRHFVSVTHLNDHLQMHCGSKPYICIQMKCKAGFNSYAELLTHRKEHQVFRAKCMFPKCGRVFSEAYLLYDHEAQHYNTYTCRVTGCGKVYRSQHELEKHVEDHNQQPEKVQQPESQTNQSDLSQPSKANENTDGVAVKEELTSPLADNQSSFTEGENVIWNQIKAEPVGNESVNASAIILQQSDSLPNAGSEQSPTGSVKTEVAVPASSVKVPAVNQKIRDNFVKRGRLDATASEVDTTKPGAQQLCSSVDSCLPVFQERKEEDCLSQTQNIQNISVTSDTLKPESKSLERQVSIVNPFSVQNQAGYRNSVPISKLEIEDSIKAAANLCNLPLKTLESITFVPSQPNINSSLVPAVSPAAPIQKFTCQVEGCTRTYNSSQSIGKHMKAAHPDQYAAFKMQRKNKKPRKSSNVQNVPNGKIVYLIPSQVSNPSGAAFTAQNKPNLNPTCSSQVQHVSSTLLPTHLENLANPILPIVESVMNPSLSTRIKSEPESVLCPQMESLSGATLPSQLDDLAKTVMPLNIDGGSDPFLPLPAENGPMSLFPSSAENPPSSVFSQLENNANNFSSQLEGNSSSAFPKEETIDQIFPSQLSNENNFNETSSQHPASEKVKKDRGRGPNGKERKPKHNKRAKWPAIIRDGKFICSRCFRVFTNPRSLGGHLSKRSYCKPLEGSEISAEALQANGQSLLASMILSSNSLNLQQPQESAFSPETCFKDPSFLQLLAAENRSTALLQTIFPQANVTNFNTGGNEEGNQIIKQALETAGIPSTFDNTEVLPHVVTTGCTTGTTQINAAVLPNSTASPLLQTVCNNSTLLTDQNRTLNAKIPLIKECKCFPGLTREDLMLKTVENGLRPSSFSNTVTAVQNFAGNSSQVSVISSPKNSGSSNLNKKGTSASKRKRKATTPLIVPNMSQKVVANNTTMGLLTKSTEGKVQVLGGSFPSNLVTNCCCQAVVEHLAQKFNNVDNQLFMASIKENFKTNLEARTTLPPLTVKTENGDSQMMAVNSCVQRNSEEQISEDSVIQNLEKTLEIIKTAMNSQILEVKTEIQDTVTASGQNSQVNNAQTSSGNSAHSVKLPTPAQFAVHVGNVTAAKSSSAQSETSQKDDIQILEILEGLQKLKLENDSPIQVSETVSQCPPADTLAPAVPVVSTENKPLVQISSEASNIQFSDKVNKPFVCQDPGCNYSAMTKDALFKHYGKIHQYTAEMILEIKKHQLKYAPFKCVVPTCPKTFTRNSNLRAHCQIVHHFTTEEMVKLKIKRPYGRRSQNETVNTAPRPVEIKTLQTLIIENKTAAPLVKETQIKEIVEPVKVLEKLLPENNTPESLEKPPQVISVPPEQYDAASSGSTQAQPKVRKVRTYMKEKEERKCRKPVTKSLEFPTRYSPYRPYRCVHQGCFAAFTIQQNLILHYQAVHKSDLPAFSAEVEEENEPGKEERNEVETKPAVREFRCEVNDCSRIFQEVTRLIQHYMKLHDMTPEQIGNMKLAPEVGRFSCDQSQCKSSFTAYLNYIVHLEAEHGIKIRPNKVEDDGVFKCDCEGCDRIYATRSNLLRHIFNKHNDKHKDHLIRPRRLTPGQENISSKANQEKPLKSKQRGLKSRSGKEGNRLSVKTKRKKNVNLENKNSKGMQVQENKDYSLRRGKQVYSIKARNDALSECTSRFITQYPCMIKGCSSVVTSESNIIRHYKCHKLSKAFTSQHRNLLIVSKKHSVCQVKEASCEQEETDKKSDVKEPEPSLVASNNDSSTSTLPQKETEKGEKDEVDELTELFITKLINEDCSSAENQAKISSNNVNSDLQETSSCPSEKQKSNNLKRANKEKNVSQNKRRRAEKTEEVLPVDMSSMHKEEETAVAIQTAEEQPAAFDWSSFKPMGFEVSFLKFLEESAVKQKKNTERDYHSSGTKKGSHSNSRKSNEKTSVAREIIGIIVSA from the exons ACTTTGCTGGAATATGCGGAGAAGTGGAAAACATCGGAAGACCCTCTGCCCCTGTTAGAGGTGTATACAGTGGCTATCCGAAGTTATGTTAAAGCACGACCTTATCTTACCTCTGAGTGTGAAAATGTAGCCTTTGTGCTTGAACGTTTAGCACT AAGCTGTATTGAGCTTCTACTGTGTCTGCCTCTtgattttcctgaaaacaaatgGGAAGAATTTCAGGCTTTTGTACAG GTGGCTCATAAAAACTTGATGGAAAATGGCAGCCAGGAACTGCATATTTTAACTACACTTACACAAGAGAAAGGAGTGTGGAAGAACCCAGTGTTGTGTGGTATTCTTTCCCAGGAACAGTTGGATCCAGATAAag tgaaTGAATTTTTAGCGTTTGAAGGCCCTGTCCTGCTGGATATGCGTATTAAGCAcctaatgaaaacaaagcaattaaCGCAAGCTACTGCCCTGGCAAAACGGTGCTCTGACCATCCAGAAATCAGTGCAAAAGGCAATTTCAAGCAAACCTACCTGGTCTGTCTGTGTTCAGGATCACCAAATGAAAAGCTAATGGAAGAA ATTGCAGAAGTAGATTGCAAAGATGCTCTAGAAATGATTTGTAACCTAGAATCTGATGGAGATGAAAAAAGTGCTCTGATTTTATGTGCAGCATTTTTATCTCGCCAGCTGCAGCAAGGAGAGATGTACTGTGCCTG GGAACTGACACTTTTCTGGAGTAAACTGCAGCAAAGGGTAGAGCCTTCTATTCAAGTGTATCTAGAGAGATGTCGTCAACTTTCTGTGTTAACTAAGACTGTTTatcacattttcttcctgattaaAGTAATTAATTCAGAG ATTGATGGTGCTGGACTTGCAACCTGCATTGAACTGTGTGTGAAAGCATTGCGCTTGGAATCCAGTGAAAATGCTGATGTCAAGATATCTATTTGCAAGACTATCTCCTGCTTGCTTCCAGATGATTTGGAGGTTAAACGTGCTTGTCAGCTGAGTGAATTTCTTCTCGAACCCACTGTGGATGCATATTATGCTGTTGAAATGCTCTACAATCAGCCTGACCAGAAGTATGATGAAGAGAATCTTCCAATACCAAATTCTTTGCACTGTGAGCTCTTACTTGTACTGAAAACTCAGTGGCCTTTTGATCCAGAATTCTGGGACTGGAAGACTCTCAAGCGTCAGTGTCTCGCACTGATGGGAGAGGAGGCATCCATTGTGTCATCAATAGACGAACTAAACGATAGCGAAGTTTATGAGAAGGTTGAGGATTGCCAAGAAGAGACTAAAGAAACTTCTGTGAATGGGCTTGCTGGCACTTTTGATGACACTACAAGCCTTCTTAAGGGTATCagagatgaaaagcagaaaaagagagaaattaaaaaactcaGAGAGAGGGGGTTCATATCAGCTAGATTTAGGAACTGGCAAGCTTATATGCAGTATTGTGTTTTATGTGACAAAGAATTCCTAGGTCATAGAATAGTTAGGCATGCACAAAAGCATTATAAAGACGGAATTTACAGTTGCCCTATTTGTGCCGAAAATTTTAATTCTAAAGAAAACTTTGTTCCTCATGTAACTTTGCATGTTAAAAAATCCAGCAAAGAGAGACTGGATGCTATGAAACCTCTGAGAAGACTGGGAAGACCTCCTAAAATAGCAACTGCCAATGAGAATCAGAAAACTGATCCTGTATCCAAACAGGAGCAGCGACCCATTAAGAAGAACAGTCTCTATTCAACAGACTTCATTGTGTTTAATGATAACGATGGCTCAGATGATGAAAACGATGACAAAGATAAACCTTACATACCAGAGATAGTGCCAGTTCAAAAGCCACTACCTGTTAATGAATTCACCTGCCCTGTAACATTTTGtaaaaaaggctttaaatattttaaaaatctaatagCACACGCAAAGGGGCATAAAGATAATGAAGAAGCTAAACGTTTTCttgaaatgcaaagcaaaaaagtGATTTGCCAGTACTGTAGACGCCATTTCGTAAGTGTTACTCACTTGAATGATCATTTACAAATGCACTGTGGCAGCAAGCCTTATATCTGCATACAGATGAAATGTAAGGCTGGTTTTAACAGTTATGCTGAGCTGCTGACGCATAGGAAAGAGCATCAAGTCTTCAGAGCAAAATGTATGTTTCCTAAATGTGGCAGAGTGTTTTCCGAAGCCTATTTACTCTATGATCATGAAGCACAACACTATAATACCTACACCTGCAGAGTCACAGGCTGCGGAAAGGTATACCGTTCTCAGCACGAACTGGAAAAGCATGTTGAGGACCACAACCAGCAGCCTGAAAAAGTGCAACAGCCTGAAAGCCAGACTAATCAATCTGATCTTAGTCAACCTTCTAAAGctaatgaaaatactgatgGAGTTGCTGTTAAAGAGGAATTGACATCTCCTCTGGCTGACAACCAAAGTAGTTTTACTGAAGGAGAAAACGTCATCTGGAATCAAATCAAAGCAGAACCAGTAGGGAACGAAAGTGTAAACGCATCAGCAATTATACTGCAGCAAAGTGATTCCTTGCCTAATGCTGGTTCGGAGCAGTCTCCTACAGGTTCAGtgaagacagaagtggcagttcCAGCAAGCAGTGTTAAGGTGCCTGCTGTTAACCAGAAGATCCGAGATAACTTTGTGAAAAGAGGTAGATTGGATGCTACTGCCAGTGAAGTGGATACCACTAAACCTGGAGCTCAGCAGTTGTGCTCATCGGTTGACTCTTGTCTTCCAGTTTTccaagagagaaaggaagaagactGTCTCAGTCAGACTcagaatattcaaaatatttctgtgaccTCAGACACACTAAAACCAGAATCAAAAAGCTTAGAAAGACAAGTGAGCATTGTAAATCCATTCAGCGTGCAAAATCAGGCAGGATATCGAAACAGTGTACCCATTTCCAAACTTGAAATTGAAGACAGTATTAAGGCTGCAGCTAATCTATGTAACCTGCCTTTAAAAACTTTAGAAAGTATTACGTTTGTTCCTTCGCAGCCTAACATCAATAGCTCTTTAGTTCCAGCTGTGTCACCAGCAGCCCCAATTCAGAAATTTACTTGTCAGGTTGAGGGGTGTACTCGAACGTACAATTCATCACAGAGCATTGGCAAACATATGAAGGCAGCACACCCTGACCAATATGCTGCTTTCAAAATGCAGCGTAAAAATAAGAAACCACGAAAATCCAGCAATGTGCAAAATGTGCCAAATGGTAAGATTGTGTATCTTATACCATCGCAAGTGAGCAATCCCAGTGGTGCTGCTTTTACTGCACAGAACAAACCTAATCTGAATCCCACTTGTTCCAGTCAAGTGCAACATGTCTCAAGTACACTTCTCCCAACCCACCTAGAAAATTTGGCGAATCCTATCTTGCCTATAGTGGAAAGCGTCATGAATCCAAGTTTGTCTACTCGTATTAAAAGTGAGCCTGAGAGTGTTTTAtgtccacaaatggaaagtctGTCTGGTGCAACCTTACCTTCCCAGTTGGACGATCTGGCAAAAACAGTTATGCCTCTGAATATTGACGGCGGTTCagatccttttcttcctttgcctgCAGAAAACGGTCCAATGTCTCTCTTTCCTTCATCAGCAGAGAATCCTCCAAGTTCGGTCTTCTCTCAGCTGGAAAATAACGCGAATAACTTTTCATCGCAACTAGAAGGAAACAGTAGTTCTGCTTTCCCAAAAGAGGAAACTATTGATCAAATATTTCCCTCACAATTGagtaatgaaaataacttcAATGAAACTAGTTCTCAACATCCAGCTtcagaaaaggtgaaaaaagatCGTGGCCGGGGCCCaaatgggaaagaaaggaagccaAAACATAACAAGCGGGCAAAGTGGCCAGCAATAATCAGGGATGGCAAATTTATCTGTAgcaggtgtttcagagttttcaCTAATCCTAGATCACTTGGTGGTCACTTATCTAAGAGATCTTACTGTAAGCCTCTTGAAGGATCAGAAATTTCTGCAGAAGCTCTGCAGGCTAATGGACAGTCTTTGCTTGCCAGTATGATTCTTTCCTCAAATTCATTAAACTTGCAACAACCCCAGGAGTCTGCCTTCAGTCCAGAGACGTGTTTTAAAGATCCATCATTCCTCCAGTTACTTGCAGCTGAAAATCGTTCCACAGCCTTACTGCAGACTATATTTCCACAGGCCAATGTGACTAACTTTAATACCGGTGGGAATGAGGAAGGAAATCAAATTATAAAACAAGCCTTGGAAACTGCAGGCATCCCGAGTACCTTTGATAACACAGAAGTACTTCCACACGTAGTTACAACAGGTTGCACCACTGGTACGACTCAGATAAATGCAGCTGTTCTCCCCAACTCGACCGCGTCCCCTCTGCTGCAGACAGTCTGTAACAACAGTACCCTGCTAACAGACCAAAACAGGACCCTCAATGCCAAAATTCCTCTAATAAAGGAATGCAAGTGTTTCCCTGGTCTTACAAGAGAGGACTTAATGCTAAAGACTGTTGAAAATGGCTTACGTCCTAGCTCGTTTTCTAATACTGTTACAGCAGTGCAAAACTTTGCAGGGAACAGCTCACAAGTTTCAGTTATAAGTAGTCCCAAGAATTCAGGATCAAGCAACTTGAATAAGAAGGGAACCAGTGCttcaaagaggaagagaaaagcaactaCACCCTTGATTGTGCCCAATATGTCACAGAAAGTAGTAGCAAATAATACAACGATGGGACTTCTAACCAAAAGCACTGAAGGAAAAGTGCAAGTACTGGGAGGAAGTTTTCCGTCCAACTTGGTGACAAATTGTTGCTGTCAAGCAGTGGTGGAGCATCTCGCACAGAAATTCAATAATGTGGACAATCAGTTATTCATGGCCAGTATCAAAGAGAACTTCAAAACAAATCTAGAGGCTCGTACAACGTTACCCCCTTTAacagtaaaaactgaaaatggagATTCCCAGATGATGGCTGTAAATTCTTGTGTGCAAAGAAATTCAGAGGAACAGATTTCAGAAGACAGTGTTATACAGAACTTGGAAAAAActctggaaataattaaaactgcTATGAATTCACAGATACTTGAGgtgaaaactgaaattcaggATACTGTCACTGCTTCAGGACAGAACTCGCAAGTAAATAATGCACAGACTTCTTCAGGAAATTCTGCACACAGTGTAAAACTACCCACTCCCGCACAGTTTGCCGTGCACGTGGGGAATGTCACTGCTGCAAAGAGTAGCTCTGCTCAGTCTGAGACATCTCAAAAGGATGATATTCAAATATTGGAAATTTTGGAGGGCTTGCAAAAactgaaactggaaaatgaTTCACCCATTCAGGTCTCTGAGACTGTTTCCCAGTGTCCTCCAGCAGATACGCTAGCACCAGCAGTTCCTGTGGTatcaactgaaaataaacccCTTGTCCAGATATCTTCAGAGGCAAGTAACATTCAGTTTAGTGATAAAGTTAATAAGCCTTTTGTATGTCAGGATCCAGGCTGCAATTATAGTGCTATGACAAAAGACGCATTGTTTAAACACTATGGCAAGATTCATCAGTACACTGCAGAAATGATACTAGAAATTAAGAAACATCAACTGAAGTATGCCCCGTTCAAATGTGTTGTACCTACGTGTCCAAAAACATTCACCAGAAACTCTAATCTCCGAGCACACTGTCAGATTGTACATCATTTTACGACAGAGGAGatggtaaaattaaaaattaaaaggccTTATGGCAGAAGATCtcaaaatgaaactgtaaaCACAGCCCCGCGACCTGTGGAAATAAAAACTTTGCAGACACtaataatagaaaacaaaactgcagctCCATTGGTCAAAGAAACTCAGATAAAGGAAATTGTAGAGCCTGTAAAAGTGTTGGAAAAACTTCTACCGGAAAATAATACTCCTGAAAGCCTGGAAAAACCTCCTCAAGTGATTTCTGTTCCACCAGAGCAGTATGATGCAGCCTCTTCTGGTAGTACACAGGCACAACCCAAAGTACGCAAGGTTAGGACgtacatgaaggaaaaagaggagagaaaatgtaGGAAGCCCGTAACAAAATCTCTGGAGTTTCCCACTAGATACAGCCCTTACAGACCATACCGATGTGTCCATCAGGGCTGCTTCGCGGCTTTTACAATACAACAAAACCTAATCCTTCATTACCAAGCTGTGCACAAATCAGACCTCCCTGCCTTCTCTGCCGAAGTGGAGGAGGAGAATGAGCCAGGCAAGGAGGAACGCAATGAGGTGGAAACCAAACCCGCTGTCAGAGAGTTCAGGTGTGAGGTGAATGACTGCTCTCGCATCTTCCAGGAAGTTACCAGATTGATACAACATTATATGAAGCTTCATGACATGACCCCAGAGCAAATTGGAAACATGAAATTGGCTCCAGAGGTGGGGAGATTTTCTTGTGATCAGTCTCAATGTAAGTCTTCGTTTACAGCATATCTTAACTACATTGTACATCTTGAGGCAGAGCATGGTATTAAGATAAGGCCAAACAAAGTAGAAGATGACGGGGTATTCAAGTGTGACTGTGAAGGCTGTGACCGTATTTATGCTACTAGGTCTAACCTCTTGAGGCATATTTTTAACAAACATAATGACAAGCATAAAGATCATCTAATAAGACCCAGGAGACTGACACCAGGtcaggaaaacatttcaagCAAAGCAAATCAGGAGAAACCATTGAAGTCCAAACAGAGAGGACTAAAAAGCAGATCAGGAAAAGAAGGTAACAGGCtgtcagtgaaaacaaaacGAAAGAAAAACGTGaacttggaaaacaaaaactcaAAAGGAATGCAAGTTCAAGAAAATAAGGATTATTCGCTGAGACGTGGCAAGCAGGTGTATTCAATAAAGGCTAGAAACGATGCCTTATCGGAATGTACAAGCAGGTTCATAACTCAGTATCCATGTATGATAAAAGGATGTTCATCTGTAGTTACAAGTGAAAGTAACATAATAAGGCATTATAAATGTCACAAACTGTCCAAAGCATTTACTTCCCAACACAGAAATCTTCTTATTGTATCTAAAAAGCACTCTGTCTGTCAAGTAAAGGAAGCCTCTTGTGAGCAAGAGGAGACTGATAAAAAAAGTGACGTGAAAGAGCCTGAACCGAGTTTGGTAGCGAGCAATAATGATTCAAGCACATCTACGTTACCgcaaaaggaaactgaaaaaggTGAGAAGGATGAAGTGGATGAACTGACAGAGCTATTCATTACTAAACTGATTAACGAGGATTGTTCAAGTGctgaaaaccaagcaaaaatCTCTTCCAATAATGTAAATAGTGACTTGCAGGAGACCAGCTCCTGCccctcagaaaagcaaaaatcaaacaacttaaaaagagcaaacaaagaaaaaaatgtatctcaGAATAAAAGGAGGAGGGCTGAAAAAACTGAGGAAGTACTGCCCGTTGACATGAGTAGCATGcacaaggaggaagagactgCTGTCGCCATTCAAACGGCTgaagagcagcctgcagctttTGACTGGAGCTCTTTTAAGCCGATGGGGTTTGAAGTGTCGTTCCTCAAGTTCCTTGAAGAGTCTGCtgtgaagcaaaagaaaaacactgaaagagacTACCATAGCAGCGGAACCAAAAAAGGATCCCATTCGAACTCGCGAAAATCCAACGAGAAGACCTCCGTAGCAA